DNA from Ancylothrix sp. D3o:
AGGCGGTTTTCGGTGCTTGTAACCCAGCTACAGAACCGTTCCCAGACGTTAGAGCGCTCTGTGCGCTGTAATGTGGTTGTCATGTGTTTATGAGTGCTATTGATTTGTTAAGGTTCGGATGATGTTTTTATCTTAAGGGTATTTTTAAGTTTTGTAAAGGGGTTTTAATCGGAGTATTTCTGATGAATAACATAAGCTGGACTTATCAATAGTCAGTCAGGATTGGCAACAACTGTGTTTACATTGTGTAGACAAGGCTTTACCCTAGAGGAGTAAGCTATCGGTTACAGAGATAAGCTTTTGTTGCTCTCAGAGAGGTAACTGTGATGTCCTCCTCAGAATTTCCCATATCAGCGGGCCATACCCGTGACGTTACAATCAATATCCGAGCTAAAAAAAATCAACGAGATTTAATTGATCAGGCGGCACAAATAGAGGGAAAAAGCCGGTCAGAGTTCATGCTTGAATCTGCTTAC
Protein-coding regions in this window:
- a CDS encoding DUF1778 domain-containing protein; translation: MSSSEFPISAGHTRDVTINIRAKKNQRDLIDQAAQIEGKSRSEFMLESAYEKAQNVILDRCFFGLDEVKFQEFMALLDAGPVSNEKLKTLLTSKSLWD